The Candidatus Thermokryptus mobilis genome contains a region encoding:
- a CDS encoding CPBP family intramembrane glutamic endopeptidase, with protein sequence MKLFEKKNFSDIGLKLTPETRLQIYFGLILGFVMIAIVVFPNALLGYYKYNFSPSDIFPQILEAISLFLIVAFAEEILFRGYPFQRAIDGTSPLVATLIFSSIFAIAHIQNPNINAIAILNIFLAGVWLSSAFIKTRSLWLPISLHFSWNFFQGYIFSLPVSGTKLIKPLLEVEIKEKNLISGGDFGPEASVLTSFVLITSTIFILKNEHLKNK encoded by the coding sequence ATGAAACTTTTTGAGAAAAAAAATTTCAGCGATATAGGTTTAAAACTTACGCCTGAGACGAGACTTCAAATTTACTTCGGTTTAATCCTTGGTTTTGTAATGATAGCTATAGTTGTTTTCCCGAACGCCTTGCTTGGATATTACAAATATAACTTTTCACCAAGTGATATTTTCCCACAAATTCTTGAGGCGATTTCACTTTTCCTAATCGTTGCTTTTGCTGAGGAAATTTTATTTCGCGGTTATCCCTTCCAGAGAGCAATTGATGGGACAAGTCCCTTAGTTGCGACATTAATTTTTTCCTCAATCTTCGCTATCGCTCACATTCAAAACCCAAATATAAATGCGATCGCCATTTTAAACATTTTTCTAGCTGGTGTTTGGCTCTCAAGCGCATTTATTAAAACACGCTCGCTGTGGCTGCCGATAAGTTTACATTTCTCGTGGAACTTCTTTCAAGGTTATATATTCTCTCTACCAGTTAGCGGGACGAAACTAATTAAACCGCTTCTTGAAGTTGAAATTAAAGAAAAAAATTTAATCTCAGGTGGCGATTTCGGTCCAGAGGCGAGCGTCTTAACAAGCTTCGTTCTCATCACATCAACAATTTTTATCTTGAAAAATGAACATCTCAAGAACAAGTAA
- a CDS encoding lamin tail domain-containing protein: MNISRTSKILFTILLLSFASKLVSQQVVINEIMNAPSGGEPEWIEILNFSSEPVNLKNWKISNRLTATKYTITTEDYILQPDSYAVITRSDTIFYFHSSIPSKVFVVPQIPPARFRNDSDAVVLFDSSNTVIDSVYYKSNWVRTGYSIERIYPNRNSNLKSTWGISADPERSTPGRKNSIMAKGIDLMAKNITISPEQIFQGQSFNVKPTIYNIGIFPVGEFSVSFSIDLNGDSTFQSDENFFERTFYQFLNSGDSLTFEFTLQGLPSGSYGSLLKVTAQGDENEANNSIKKQIKILSPPLSFNSVVINEIMYAPKSPEPEWIELFNRTNESVDLLNWKIGDSQTLKSISSTFKISPGDYVILTSKDTIFSVYPWLNRSKVLLISLPILNNDEDAVRIYDQYNNLIDSVYYTSTMGGGNGFSLERISPDEPSNSIQNWGTSRSPFRATPLLKNSLTQKDKDITISGVILPEKFLKLQQSEIYLVVKNIGKIALSNFWTKIFLDKNTDSIPQFDELLEGKINSNLLNPSDSILISFAFTPGELKTYKFIAVVSHPEDEDSLNDKFYFQIDVSGNEGIVLINEIMFAPSGDEPEWVEIFNASQDTINLKNWSISDATKKVNIIKNDFLLYPNEFLILTADSSILNFYNIGSKLISLSLPTLNNTGDAVAIYDKTGSKIDSVYYQGNWGKTGYSIERIDLEEPSNDSTNWAIPPDSIKATPGRENFTKRKNFDIAIKSVQMPPSVDTGAEFYASVVVQNVGINRLNEFTINVFNDVNRDSIGSEAELILSRSFTTTLNKKDSAVINLKLQNLEPGENFLLFTVQTAQDENPKNNSLFKKINISFAQNSITINEIMFDPLPGYSEYIELYNRSNISVNLKLWKFNDMRNQEGKANFITLLNSDFELLPGEYLLIASDSTILNYFTKDDSLDFKLIILNKGLGLNNDLDDVVITDLTGKIIDSVRYSSTWHSPILLDKKGRSLEKVNPDLPSTERSSWTSSSSFNGGTPGRKNTAFVEIAGKPSTGKITVTPNPFSPDGDGFEDVCVISYTLPFNSALINVKIFDSYGRLVKTLAISQYSSREGNLIWDGSDDGGKILRIGIYIILFEATSEGGEKITQKLTVVLAKKL; encoded by the coding sequence ATGAACATCTCAAGAACAAGTAAAATACTCTTTACAATTTTACTTTTGTCCTTCGCATCAAAACTCGTTTCACAGCAAGTTGTGATAAACGAGATAATGAATGCTCCATCCGGTGGGGAACCGGAATGGATTGAAATTTTAAATTTCTCATCAGAGCCGGTCAATTTAAAAAATTGGAAGATATCAAACCGATTAACAGCAACAAAATACACGATCACAACAGAGGACTACATTTTACAGCCTGACAGCTATGCAGTTATAACAAGAAGTGATACAATTTTTTATTTTCACAGTTCAATCCCATCAAAAGTTTTCGTCGTCCCTCAAATCCCACCGGCAAGGTTTAGAAATGATTCCGACGCCGTTGTTCTGTTTGACTCATCAAACACGGTGATTGACAGCGTTTACTATAAAAGCAATTGGGTAAGGACGGGATATTCAATTGAACGAATTTACCCGAACAGAAATTCAAATTTAAAGTCAACCTGGGGAATATCAGCAGATCCAGAAAGAAGTACCCCTGGAAGAAAGAATAGTATAATGGCAAAGGGAATAGATTTAATGGCAAAAAATATCACGATATCACCAGAACAAATTTTTCAGGGTCAAAGCTTTAATGTGAAACCAACGATTTACAACATTGGAATTTTCCCTGTTGGTGAGTTTTCAGTTAGCTTTTCCATTGACTTGAACGGTGATTCAACTTTTCAAAGCGATGAAAATTTCTTTGAACGAACATTTTATCAGTTTTTGAACTCGGGTGACTCATTAACATTTGAATTCACCCTTCAAGGACTTCCCTCGGGGTCATATGGTTCCCTTCTTAAGGTGACAGCTCAAGGTGATGAAAATGAAGCCAACAACTCAATCAAAAAGCAAATAAAAATCCTTTCCCCACCGTTGTCTTTCAATTCGGTAGTCATCAACGAAATAATGTATGCTCCGAAATCACCTGAGCCCGAATGGATTGAACTTTTTAACAGGACGAACGAGAGCGTTGATTTGTTAAATTGGAAAATAGGCGATTCACAGACATTGAAAAGCATAAGCTCAACCTTCAAGATAAGCCCCGGCGATTATGTAATCTTAACGAGCAAGGATACGATTTTTTCAGTTTACCCCTGGTTGAATCGTAGCAAGGTATTGTTAATTTCATTGCCGATTTTAAATAACGATGAAGATGCTGTGCGAATTTATGATCAATACAATAATTTGATTGATTCGGTCTACTACACCTCAACTATGGGCGGTGGCAATGGTTTCTCGCTTGAGAGGATTTCACCAGATGAACCATCAAACTCAATTCAAAACTGGGGAACTTCAAGAAGTCCATTTAGAGCAACGCCACTTTTAAAGAATTCACTAACTCAAAAAGACAAAGACATTACAATCTCTGGTGTGATTTTGCCCGAAAAATTTTTAAAGTTGCAACAATCTGAAATTTATCTCGTTGTCAAAAATATCGGAAAAATTGCCCTCTCCAATTTTTGGACAAAAATTTTTCTTGATAAAAACACGGATTCAATCCCACAATTTGATGAGCTACTTGAGGGAAAAATCAATTCAAACTTGTTAAATCCATCTGATTCAATTTTAATTTCATTTGCTTTCACACCTGGGGAATTAAAGACATATAAATTTATAGCGGTTGTCTCTCACCCTGAAGATGAAGATAGTTTGAATGACAAATTTTATTTTCAGATAGATGTTTCGGGTAATGAGGGTATCGTTTTGATAAATGAAATAATGTTTGCTCCATCAGGTGATGAACCTGAATGGGTTGAAATTTTTAATGCAAGTCAAGACACAATAAACTTGAAAAATTGGTCTATATCAGACGCAACTAAAAAAGTCAATATCATTAAAAATGATTTTCTCCTTTACCCAAATGAATTTCTCATCTTGACTGCTGATAGCTCAATTTTAAATTTCTATAACATCGGCTCAAAATTGATTTCTCTTTCACTTCCAACGCTTAATAACACAGGCGATGCCGTGGCTATTTACGATAAAACAGGGTCAAAAATTGATTCCGTTTATTATCAGGGAAACTGGGGAAAAACTGGATACTCAATTGAGAGGATTGATCTTGAAGAACCTTCAAACGATTCAACGAATTGGGCAATTCCGCCTGACTCAATAAAAGCAACGCCTGGAAGAGAAAACTTCACAAAGCGGAAGAACTTTGACATAGCGATAAAATCTGTACAAATGCCTCCCTCCGTTGATACTGGGGCTGAGTTTTATGCAAGTGTTGTTGTTCAAAATGTAGGGATAAACAGATTAAACGAATTTACGATCAATGTCTTCAACGATGTAAACAGGGATTCAATCGGGAGTGAAGCTGAGTTAATCCTATCAAGAAGTTTCACAACTACGCTTAACAAAAAAGATTCTGCCGTAATAAATCTTAAACTTCAAAACCTTGAACCCGGTGAAAACTTTTTGCTTTTCACTGTCCAAACCGCTCAGGATGAGAATCCGAAAAACAATTCACTGTTCAAGAAAATAAATATCAGTTTCGCTCAAAATTCAATCACTATAAACGAGATAATGTTTGACCCGCTACCCGGTTATTCCGAATACATTGAACTTTACAATCGCTCCAACATAAGCGTGAATTTAAAGCTTTGGAAATTTAACGATATGAGAAATCAGGAGGGCAAGGCAAATTTCATCACACTTTTAAACTCTGACTTTGAGCTTTTGCCAGGGGAATATCTTTTAATTGCCTCCGATTCAACAATTTTAAATTATTTCACAAAGGATGATTCGCTTGATTTCAAGCTAATAATTTTGAACAAGGGTTTAGGTTTAAATAACGACCTTGACGATGTGGTGATAACCGACTTAACTGGTAAAATAATTGATAGCGTGCGATATTCTTCAACTTGGCACAGCCCGATACTTCTTGACAAAAAAGGGAGGTCCCTTGAGAAAGTCAATCCCGATCTCCCATCCACCGAAAGGTCAAGCTGGACAAGTTCATCTTCATTTAATGGTGGAACTCCCGGACGCAAAAACACTGCTTTTGTTGAAATCGCGGGAAAACCTTCAACTGGAAAAATCACCGTTACACCGAATCCATTTTCACCTGATGGAGATGGTTTTGAAGATGTTTGCGTTATCTCTTACACTTTACCGTTTAATTCTGCTTTAATCAATGTGAAAATTTTTGATTCATACGGGCGACTCGTTAAAACACTTGCAATATCAC